From Paenibacillus sp. V4I7, one genomic window encodes:
- a CDS encoding M20 family metallopeptidase, producing the protein MKTTITQTIDNHADRFKAISSFIGANPELGHEEFQASDRLTEELAYHGFHVERSVLDIATSFIATYDSGKAGPVVAFLAEYDALPELGHACGHHLICMMSIGAAIGLKSVIDETGGSIRVYGTPAEETKGAKVPMAAAGLFKDVDVALMAHPYYTYEKSGESLAMDAIQYEFFGRSAHAAAQPYEGVNALDAVLQLFNSINALRQQTKSDARIHGIISEGGKAPNIIPDYAVAQFYVRSASRTYTNELVQKVLHCAEGAALQTGCTLKTSFYEYSYDELRTNETLSAVFTDQLLAMGIDPKEIEVGKDHGSLDLGNVSTQCPTIHPFVKVVDERHMLHTKEFRDLALQEPALNAMIFAAKLLSFTAYEVLTSPELLSKIKAEFTAAKK; encoded by the coding sequence ATGAAAACAACCATTACACAAACCATTGATAACCATGCAGACAGATTCAAAGCCATATCCAGCTTTATTGGGGCAAACCCGGAGCTTGGGCATGAAGAATTTCAAGCTTCCGATCGCTTAACAGAGGAATTGGCCTATCATGGCTTCCACGTTGAACGCAGTGTATTAGATATTGCAACCTCTTTCATCGCTACCTATGATTCTGGTAAAGCTGGTCCTGTCGTGGCCTTCTTAGCTGAATATGATGCATTGCCCGAACTGGGTCACGCTTGCGGTCACCATCTCATCTGCATGATGAGCATTGGCGCAGCCATAGGCCTTAAGTCGGTCATCGATGAAACAGGCGGCAGTATCCGTGTATATGGAACACCTGCAGAGGAAACCAAGGGCGCCAAAGTGCCCATGGCCGCGGCTGGACTATTCAAAGATGTGGATGTTGCTCTGATGGCTCACCCGTACTATACATATGAGAAGTCAGGCGAGTCACTAGCTATGGACGCTATCCAGTACGAATTCTTTGGGCGTTCCGCTCATGCAGCTGCTCAACCCTATGAAGGCGTCAACGCACTTGATGCTGTTCTACAGCTGTTCAATTCCATAAATGCTCTGCGCCAACAAACCAAGTCTGATGCACGTATTCACGGCATCATTAGCGAAGGCGGCAAAGCTCCCAATATTATCCCTGACTATGCCGTCGCTCAGTTCTATGTCCGCTCAGCATCCCGCACTTATACGAATGAGCTCGTCCAGAAAGTACTTCACTGCGCTGAGGGTGCTGCCCTGCAAACTGGTTGCACATTGAAAACTTCCTTTTACGAGTATTCGTATGACGAACTTCGAACCAATGAGACATTATCAGCCGTCTTCACTGATCAGTTGTTAGCGATGGGAATTGATCCGAAAGAGATCGAAGTCGGCAAGGATCACGGTTCCCTCGACCTCGGCAACGTGTCTACCCAATGTCCGACGATTCACCCTTTCGTTAAAGTGGTAGACGAGAGACATATGCTGCATACCAAGGAGTTCCGAGATCTCGCTCTGCAGGAACCCGCTCTTAATGCTATGATTTTCGCGGCAAAGCTGCTGTCTTTCACGGCATATGAAGTACTCACCAGCCCAGAGCTGTTAAGTAAAATCAAAGCGGAGTTTACTGCAGCGAAGAAATAA
- a CDS encoding GDSL-type esterase/lipase family protein, producing MEKTINYLAFGDSLTVGFGAPEGHGFVSIYQQKLEQLLKVPIHLKPAGKNGATTSQLLQTLESDPQIQRDIREANLITITAGGNDLIQAAIPFFYQGDPAYLKSALQTYEFNYKKLIGEIEALRQGVGEPFLIVLIGLYNPLPQVPDAAYWVQRFNLFLRKLEQPHILVVQVYDAFVGQDSRYLSDDAIHPNEIGYEELARQVENAVSLHHLQQLIQ from the coding sequence ATGGAAAAGACGATCAATTATTTGGCATTTGGAGATTCACTAACGGTTGGTTTTGGAGCTCCGGAAGGTCACGGATTCGTATCTATCTATCAGCAAAAGTTGGAGCAATTGCTGAAGGTTCCTATTCATTTAAAGCCTGCAGGCAAGAATGGTGCTACGACTAGTCAATTGCTTCAAACGCTTGAGTCCGATCCGCAGATCCAAAGAGATATAAGAGAAGCGAATCTCATCACCATTACAGCTGGCGGCAATGACTTAATACAGGCAGCAATTCCTTTCTTTTATCAGGGAGACCCTGCTTACTTAAAATCTGCGCTTCAAACGTATGAATTCAACTATAAGAAACTGATCGGAGAAATTGAGGCGCTGCGGCAAGGGGTTGGGGAGCCTTTCTTGATCGTTTTAATCGGGCTCTACAATCCTCTGCCGCAGGTGCCGGATGCCGCATATTGGGTACAGCGCTTTAATTTATTTCTTCGCAAATTAGAGCAGCCGCATATTCTTGTGGTTCAAGTGTATGATGCTTTCGTAGGGCAAGATAGCCGTTATTTGTCAGATGACGCCATCCACCCCAATGAAATTGGTTATGAAGAACTCGCGCGTCAAGTGGAGAATGCGGTTTCCCTCCATCACCTTCAGCAATTGATCCAATAA
- a CDS encoding hemolysin III family protein: MDYSIREEKANAISHGVGVLLSIVALVLLIVQASLHGTVWHIVSFSIFGAALVILYTCSTLLHSVSHPRLKDVFELLDHSAIYLLIAGSYTPYLLVTLRGPLGWTFLGVIWGLALAGIVLKVFYVKRFILVSTLCYILMGWLIVFAFKPLYMNLPLGGIVWLVVGGLFYTFGSIFYVWRRIPYHHAIWHVFVLAGSACHFFSIFGYVISA; this comes from the coding sequence ATGGACTATTCCATTAGGGAAGAGAAAGCCAATGCCATCAGCCACGGCGTAGGCGTGTTGTTAAGCATCGTAGCGCTTGTCCTGCTCATCGTGCAGGCTTCCTTACATGGCACTGTTTGGCACATTGTCAGCTTCAGCATTTTTGGTGCAGCATTAGTCATCCTGTATACCTGTTCCACGCTGCTTCACAGTGTGAGCCATCCGCGATTGAAGGATGTGTTTGAGCTTCTCGATCATTCCGCCATTTATTTGTTAATTGCAGGCAGCTATACACCTTATTTACTCGTTACATTGCGAGGGCCTTTGGGTTGGACCTTCTTGGGTGTGATTTGGGGCTTAGCGCTTGCCGGGATCGTCTTGAAGGTTTTCTACGTAAAACGATTCATCTTGGTATCAACCCTTTGTTATATCCTCATGGGTTGGCTGATTGTTTTCGCCTTTAAGCCACTGTACATGAACCTCCCGTTAGGCGGTATCGTGTGGCTCGTCGTAGGCGGACTCTTCTATACGTTTGGTTCCATCTTTTATGTATGGCGGCGCATCCCTTATCACCATGCCATATGGCACGTTTTTGTTCTCGCTGGTAGCGCCTGTCATTTCTTTTCTATCTTCGGATATGTCATATCTGCTTAA
- a CDS encoding SDR family NAD(P)-dependent oxidoreductase, translating into MYLPSFQLINKIALVTGAGRGIGKALAIGLAEAGADVALFARTASDIEEVAHEIRALGRKAYPFTVDVTNREQIEEAVQQIIEQTGRLNILVNNAGMNIRSQALAVTDEEWDTIMQTNLKSAFLCSQIVGRHMQQKEYGRIINIASVAGQVALRTGVVYAATKAAMIQMTKVLALEWGKYGINVNSIGPWYFKTPLTEKILANPDYLAEIIARTPLGRVGELEELVGPTVFFASDAANYVTGQTLFVDGGMTIYGF; encoded by the coding sequence ATGTATTTACCTTCATTTCAATTAATTAATAAAATTGCCTTAGTCACAGGAGCAGGAAGAGGCATTGGTAAAGCGCTAGCGATAGGCCTTGCTGAGGCGGGGGCTGATGTAGCTCTTTTCGCACGTACAGCAAGTGATATTGAGGAAGTCGCTCATGAAATTCGTGCCTTGGGACGAAAGGCGTATCCATTTACGGTTGATGTCACGAATAGAGAACAGATCGAGGAAGCTGTTCAACAAATCATTGAGCAAACGGGTCGGCTGAATATTCTAGTGAACAATGCTGGCATGAATATTCGCAGTCAAGCGCTGGCTGTTACAGATGAAGAATGGGACACAATCATGCAGACGAATCTTAAATCTGCTTTCTTGTGCTCACAAATTGTAGGTCGTCATATGCAGCAAAAGGAATATGGAAGAATTATCAATATCGCTTCTGTTGCAGGACAGGTTGCCCTTCGAACAGGTGTTGTATACGCTGCTACCAAAGCTGCGATGATCCAAATGACGAAGGTGCTAGCACTTGAATGGGGTAAATATGGGATCAATGTGAATAGTATTGGACCGTGGTATTTCAAAACGCCTTTGACAGAGAAAATCCTTGCTAATCCAGATTACCTGGCCGAAATTATTGCGCGTACACCTCTAGGGCGCGTGGGTGAGCTTGAGGAGTTGGTAGGACCCACTGTATTTTTCGCTTCGGATGCGGCGAATTATGTGACAGGCCAGACCCTGTTCGTTGATGGCGGTATGACCATTTACGGTTTCTAA
- a CDS encoding DegV family protein yields MSRVRICTDSTSDLSEELYRRFQIEVVPLYVIFEDNSYKDGITIKPDRLYELVDQTGKLPKTAAPSPIDFERAFEPIIQRGEDIVFIGLSSELSSTIQNATIAAASFPDGRITIIDSRNLSTGIGLLVLRAAQAAMNGRSSAEIKSLIEPFITRMEVEFIIDTLEYLHKGGRCSSVQHFIGSLLKIRPIVKVIDGAMTSTDKVRGKREKALHQLLDNALAQKDDMDTEFLFITHSSAAEEAAYIKQQIEQQTNVKHVYITETGCVVASHCGPHTVGIVFAKK; encoded by the coding sequence ATGTCCCGGGTCCGTATATGTACAGATAGCACAAGTGACTTAAGCGAAGAGCTTTATCGACGCTTTCAAATTGAGGTAGTGCCTCTTTATGTTATTTTTGAGGACAATTCCTACAAAGATGGCATTACGATAAAACCTGATAGACTCTATGAATTAGTTGACCAAACCGGCAAGTTGCCCAAGACCGCCGCTCCATCCCCTATTGATTTCGAGAGAGCGTTTGAACCCATTATTCAAAGAGGAGAAGACATTGTCTTCATTGGTCTTTCCTCTGAGCTCTCATCTACGATTCAAAATGCGACCATTGCTGCTGCGAGTTTTCCAGATGGTAGGATAACAATCATTGATTCTAGAAATCTATCAACAGGAATAGGTTTACTAGTTTTGAGAGCCGCGCAAGCGGCAATGAATGGCCGGAGCAGCGCTGAAATAAAATCATTGATTGAACCTTTTATTACCCGAATGGAAGTTGAATTCATCATTGACACATTGGAATATTTACATAAAGGCGGAAGATGTTCAAGTGTTCAGCATTTTATAGGGAGTCTGTTGAAAATTAGACCGATCGTTAAAGTTATTGACGGAGCTATGACATCGACGGATAAGGTACGAGGTAAACGGGAAAAAGCCCTCCATCAGCTTCTGGATAATGCTTTAGCGCAAAAGGATGACATGGACACGGAATTTTTGTTTATCACTCACTCTTCAGCAGCAGAAGAAGCCGCTTACATCAAACAACAAATTGAACAACAAACAAATGTGAAACATGTTTATATAACTGAAACGGGCTGCGTTGTTGCCAGCCATTGCGGACCGCATACAGTAGGTATTGTTTTCGCCAAAAAATAA
- a CDS encoding DegV family protein yields MTTIKIITDSSCDLPKMIVDEIGIAIVPLSVHFGEECMPPDMELADFYARMKKESVLPKTSSPAPQLFLAEYQKAQVDQDILVISLSSALSSTYHHAVMAKEMLLEEGYAGRIEVIDSKTTSLGLGVLVYKAAKLAEANVPFEQIVEVIGQAVKTSGTYFFLDTLENVIKGGRLDRVRGAVASVLNIKLLMKASEEGAVEVIEKIRGTQQALKRLISKVGETHHDFDKDVIAIAHSNCEDRAREVLNQLLEKYPFRKVLFANMGTVIGTYAGEGGVLIAY; encoded by the coding sequence ATGACGACAATCAAGATTATCACAGATAGCAGTTGCGACCTTCCCAAAATGATCGTAGACGAGATAGGAATTGCGATTGTTCCCTTATCCGTACATTTTGGAGAGGAATGCATGCCACCTGACATGGAGCTAGCTGATTTTTATGCGAGAATGAAAAAGGAGAGCGTCCTGCCGAAGACGTCAAGTCCGGCTCCGCAGCTATTCCTCGCTGAGTATCAGAAAGCCCAGGTAGATCAAGATATTCTAGTGATCAGTCTTTCATCGGCTCTTAGCAGTACCTACCATCATGCAGTCATGGCGAAAGAGATGCTACTTGAAGAAGGTTATGCAGGTCGTATCGAGGTGATTGATTCAAAAACAACTTCACTTGGACTTGGCGTTCTCGTCTATAAGGCTGCCAAACTGGCGGAAGCGAATGTGCCTTTTGAACAAATTGTAGAAGTGATAGGGCAAGCTGTAAAGACTTCAGGCACTTACTTCTTTTTAGACACGCTTGAAAATGTAATAAAAGGTGGCAGGCTCGACCGAGTGCGGGGAGCTGTTGCGTCTGTATTGAATATTAAGCTTCTGATGAAAGCCAGTGAAGAAGGTGCCGTGGAAGTGATAGAGAAAATCCGCGGCACCCAGCAAGCCTTGAAACGATTAATTTCCAAAGTGGGCGAAACTCACCACGATTTCGATAAAGATGTGATTGCCATCGCACATAGTAATTGTGAGGATAGAGCGCGTGAAGTCTTGAACCAACTACTTGAGAAATATCCGTTCCGCAAAGTGCTGTTCGCTAACATGGGCACGGTGATTGGTACCTATGCTGGTGAAGGCGGCGTACTGATCGCTTACTAA
- a CDS encoding 3'-5' exonuclease, giving the protein MDTKTQSAYQEELQQLEQTNAEIDKQLERLRSTPVYYGPDLTEQALEAARENGRHNLAKAVDEPYFGRLDFQETGSASALPLYIGKSGVEDERTGQLLVIDWRAPVASLFYSFTGGLDAASYDSPDGLIDGLVYLKRNLVVRKQILQRVVDTYDRNEDSMVVGDEFLLYRLGENKDNKLRDIVSTIQAEQDRIIRAAKNTALIIQGVAGSGKTTVALHRLAFLLYQYREQVRAERMIIFAPNSMFLDYISGVLPELGVGNIQQSTFTDWALDVLDQEVKLADQALVLQTWFSLGSKRPPVDDQAPGRFKGSIAFKQYLDHCLTRFEESYVPTSDFIPWEGIKLPIASIREWFFVENKHYPLVKRRERVIARIKRWMEIQLDKIWEQSRKKELKKKASQRLRTYLTGWPDHSAFSFYKMLFADKGRPDSLPIDLLNQIPEPIVTASLKLFKKKEVQLEDLAPLLYIHTRLFGIPSNRLFDHVVIDEAQDFSPFQVAVLDSYTRNSSFTILGDLSQGIHAYQGITNWKEFSSLFQTDETGYFELERSYRSTMEIILFANQVLKRGVENPLLAVPVFRSGNKVRVLQTDIKGRLPLLQRAIITLKQGSSSTIAVVARTEKQAQELHAALTEAGIETNLITSKQRVYRGGISVLPVFLTKGLEFDAVLLMDVTAGHYEATFMDAKLLYVGCTRALHELWLMAPGELSPLVSTEDTEIVETHYPG; this is encoded by the coding sequence TTGGACACAAAGACTCAAAGTGCCTATCAAGAAGAATTACAACAACTTGAGCAAACGAATGCGGAGATTGACAAACAGCTTGAGCGGCTTAGGTCGACTCCTGTTTATTACGGTCCGGATTTAACAGAACAAGCGTTGGAGGCAGCACGTGAGAATGGCCGACACAATTTAGCTAAAGCCGTTGATGAACCGTATTTCGGCCGCCTTGACTTCCAAGAGACTGGATCGGCTTCCGCCCTTCCCCTTTATATTGGTAAATCAGGCGTCGAGGATGAGCGAACAGGCCAATTGCTTGTCATTGACTGGCGGGCACCAGTAGCTAGCCTTTTCTATTCATTTACGGGTGGGCTGGACGCTGCTTCTTATGATTCACCAGACGGTCTTATCGATGGCCTCGTATATCTCAAGCGTAACCTCGTCGTCCGTAAACAAATTCTCCAACGTGTCGTTGATACTTATGACCGTAATGAAGACTCTATGGTTGTCGGCGATGAATTCTTACTCTACCGACTTGGCGAAAATAAAGACAATAAGCTGCGCGACATTGTATCTACAATCCAAGCTGAGCAAGACCGCATTATCCGCGCAGCGAAGAATACAGCACTGATTATCCAAGGGGTCGCAGGAAGCGGTAAAACGACTGTCGCCTTGCATCGACTTGCTTTCTTACTCTATCAATACCGCGAACAGGTTCGTGCAGAGCGGATGATCATTTTTGCACCCAACTCCATGTTCCTCGACTACATCTCTGGTGTACTGCCTGAACTTGGAGTCGGAAATATCCAGCAAAGCACTTTCACTGATTGGGCACTTGATGTGCTGGATCAAGAAGTGAAGCTAGCAGATCAAGCACTAGTTCTTCAAACCTGGTTCTCGCTTGGCAGTAAAAGACCTCCGGTAGATGATCAAGCGCCGGGAAGATTTAAAGGGTCCATTGCTTTTAAACAATACCTAGATCACTGTCTGACAAGGTTCGAAGAGTCTTATGTACCTACTTCGGATTTCATCCCGTGGGAGGGTATTAAGCTTCCAATTGCATCCATTCGCGAATGGTTTTTCGTAGAGAACAAGCACTATCCGCTTGTCAAAAGGCGCGAGCGCGTCATTGCTCGGATCAAACGCTGGATGGAAATTCAGCTCGACAAGATTTGGGAGCAAAGTCGCAAGAAAGAGCTGAAAAAGAAAGCTTCGCAGCGCTTGCGCACGTATCTGACAGGATGGCCCGATCACTCGGCATTCAGCTTCTACAAAATGCTCTTCGCGGACAAAGGTCGTCCGGACAGCTTGCCCATTGACCTACTCAACCAAATACCAGAACCTATTGTCACCGCTTCGCTGAAGCTTTTCAAGAAAAAAGAAGTGCAGCTCGAGGATCTCGCTCCACTCCTTTATATTCATACACGCCTTTTCGGCATTCCCTCTAACCGGTTATTCGACCATGTCGTAATCGATGAGGCGCAGGACTTTTCACCTTTCCAAGTGGCTGTCCTTGATTCTTACACACGAAACAGCTCGTTTACGATACTTGGTGATTTATCACAGGGAATTCACGCATATCAAGGCATCACAAACTGGAAGGAATTTTCCAGCTTGTTCCAGACTGACGAAACCGGTTATTTCGAGCTGGAACGCAGTTATCGTTCCACTATGGAAATCATCCTGTTTGCCAATCAGGTCTTGAAACGAGGCGTCGAGAATCCGCTCCTTGCTGTACCTGTGTTCCGCAGCGGCAACAAAGTCCGAGTACTACAGACGGACATCAAAGGCCGATTGCCGCTGCTGCAGCGTGCCATCATAACCTTGAAGCAAGGAAGCTCGAGTACAATCGCTGTTGTTGCCCGTACGGAGAAGCAAGCACAGGAGCTGCATGCTGCGTTGACTGAAGCTGGCATCGAAACGAATCTCATAACTTCCAAGCAGCGGGTTTACCGCGGTGGCATCTCGGTCCTTCCCGTCTTTTTGACCAAAGGACTTGAATTTGATGCCGTTCTACTCATGGATGTTACTGCCGGGCATTACGAAGCAACATTCATGGATGCCAAACTATTGTATGTTGGCTGTACACGCGCCCTTCATGAATTATGGCTAATGGCTCCAGGAGAGCTGTCCCCTCTTGTCTCAACGGAAGATACAGAGATTGTGGAAACCCATTATCCCGGATAG
- a CDS encoding glutathione peroxidase: MSIYNIEVQTISGETKSLSEYKGKVLLIVNTASACGLTPHYKGLQSLYEQYQDTGLVVLGFPCNQFGGQEPGTNEDIQSFCELNYQVTFPLFDKIDVKGENAHPLYTYLLNHTPEPYRTGEIEWNFVKFLVDASGIVVKQYSASTDPATIAPDIEAILA, from the coding sequence ATGTCCATCTATAATATTGAGGTTCAAACGATCTCAGGCGAAACGAAGTCACTTTCCGAATATAAAGGAAAAGTGCTGCTTATTGTAAATACAGCAAGTGCATGTGGGCTTACACCGCATTATAAAGGGCTCCAAAGCTTATATGAGCAGTATCAAGATACAGGATTGGTTGTTCTGGGATTCCCTTGTAATCAGTTTGGCGGTCAAGAACCAGGCACGAATGAAGATATCCAAAGCTTTTGCGAACTCAACTACCAAGTGACATTCCCGTTATTTGATAAAATCGATGTGAAGGGTGAAAATGCTCATCCTTTATATACTTACTTGTTAAACCATACACCTGAACCGTATCGTACAGGAGAAATCGAATGGAATTTCGTGAAATTCTTAGTTGATGCAAGCGGTATTGTTGTTAAGCAATATAGCGCTAGTACCGATCCAGCGACTATCGCTCCGGATATCGAAGCAATTCTAGCATAG
- a CDS encoding His/Gly/Thr/Pro-type tRNA ligase C-terminal domain-containing protein: protein MRNVEGSNVGWSSEDSYGKQLEQQTMVILLAPKASEAACRMTNELKLAGIGIMMVDEKLDVDRQLTAATKFGIRFIICIGLTDSSNDQVKLMDMLDLHEKVMPIDQAIYCIEKIYPPAAFT, encoded by the coding sequence ATGCGAAACGTGGAAGGATCAAATGTAGGTTGGAGTTCAGAAGATTCGTATGGAAAGCAGTTAGAACAGCAAACGATGGTAATCCTTCTTGCTCCCAAAGCTTCTGAAGCTGCATGTCGAATGACAAATGAGCTAAAACTAGCTGGTATAGGTATTATGATGGTTGATGAGAAGTTGGATGTGGATAGGCAGCTAACTGCTGCGACAAAGTTTGGAATTCGCTTTATCATCTGTATAGGCTTGACAGACAGCTCGAATGACCAAGTAAAGTTAATGGATATGCTAGATCTGCACGAGAAAGTGATGCCGATAGATCAAGCCATTTATTGCATCGAAAAGATTTATCCGCCAGCAGCTTTTACCTAA
- a CDS encoding PIG-L deacetylase family protein: MKHRYGFIYAHPDDETFLSACIIHQLAEQGKNPVLLLATRGEAGRQGLERATNRSELAKLREKEMDEAAKVLGLSHVEHLGHPDGQLAEIDFNALVEGVIAFIQRYEVEVLFTFPEDGGNGHPDHIAISKATTAAVWSGKCPSVRKLYYAAAASLRAKGHKPSIEVDTEAGWPIKAAALRAHATQYVAIAKYFGDLNIFPENRRWEAFVLGWQDGTMWPEQDLTKELEE; encoded by the coding sequence ATGAAGCACCGATATGGATTTATTTATGCACATCCGGATGATGAGACGTTTCTTAGTGCGTGCATTATTCACCAGCTTGCCGAACAAGGGAAAAACCCTGTTTTATTGTTGGCAACACGAGGGGAAGCGGGTAGGCAAGGGTTAGAGCGGGCAACCAATAGATCAGAACTGGCTAAGCTGCGAGAGAAAGAGATGGATGAAGCCGCCAAAGTGCTGGGCTTGTCACACGTGGAGCACCTGGGCCATCCGGATGGTCAGCTCGCAGAGATTGATTTCAATGCTCTTGTTGAAGGTGTTATTGCTTTTATTCAGCGGTATGAGGTCGAGGTTCTATTCACATTTCCGGAAGATGGGGGCAATGGTCACCCCGATCATATCGCCATTTCCAAAGCGACAACAGCGGCTGTATGGAGCGGGAAATGTCCAAGTGTACGCAAGTTATATTATGCAGCAGCGGCTTCCTTAAGAGCCAAAGGTCATAAGCCTTCGATAGAAGTAGATACAGAGGCTGGTTGGCCAATCAAGGCAGCAGCCTTGCGGGCTCATGCAACCCAGTATGTGGCTATTGCCAAATACTTCGGTGACCTTAATATTTTTCCGGAAAATCGTAGATGGGAAGCTTTTGTGCTTGGTTGGCAGGATGGAACAATGTGGCCAGAGCAGGACCTAACGAAGGAACTGGAAGAATAG
- a CDS encoding MOSC domain-containing protein, which yields MAIMAKIEAVLIADDASTFVTRVIDGVELSFGGIEGDRHFGLFAKADSRQPMYKRGQEIMNRRQLSIVSVEELQGIAQRLGVETIKPEWLGANIVVSGAPELTKLPMGIRMILPSGGGLVCEGENEPCAGPGKQIANYYGDRSLTQQFIKHAGQSRGIVAYVERPGEIKTGDMVEIQI from the coding sequence ATGGCAATTATGGCTAAGATTGAAGCTGTGCTTATCGCGGATGACGCTTCAACATTTGTAACGAGAGTAATCGACGGTGTCGAACTAAGTTTTGGGGGCATTGAAGGCGATCGCCACTTCGGGTTATTCGCCAAAGCAGACTCGCGGCAGCCCATGTATAAGAGAGGCCAAGAGATTATGAATCGTCGTCAACTCAGTATTGTATCTGTTGAGGAACTGCAAGGCATTGCTCAGCGACTGGGTGTGGAAACTATTAAACCTGAATGGTTAGGTGCCAATATTGTTGTGAGCGGTGCTCCTGAATTAACCAAGCTTCCTATGGGAATCCGAATGATCCTGCCAAGTGGAGGCGGACTTGTGTGCGAAGGTGAGAATGAGCCCTGTGCAGGTCCTGGTAAGCAGATTGCCAATTATTACGGAGACAGAAGCCTAACTCAACAATTTATCAAACATGCAGGGCAAAGCAGAGGGATTGTCGCTTACGTGGAACGCCCAGGTGAAATAAAAACAGGTGACATGGTCGAGATTCAAATTTAG
- a CDS encoding AAA family ATPase produces MKEPIVIQNKLREAMGHLEKRFMEREELIRVLLLAIMSGEHVLLVGPPGSAKSQLARAAAELFGNEPYYDYLLTRFTTPDELFGPVSLQKLKNDEYVRLTDGYLPSARFAFLDEIFKANSAILNTLLSVLNERVFFNGRQKQQSPLIFLMAASNELPEDNEQLAALYDRFLFRFEVEYVKQISSFELMFQAPTTPLPILLSTEMVKQLKSQAAEVQLPDSLIYMLFQLKTALQEKEYVLSDRRYHKIGHSWKISAAIHGRSAVNVWDTVLTPHMLWDFPEDLVELKAIFDTLFQDMLKREMEQELPLLQYNLTVKKWLEKEDELHAFQFKKEIGGALNKDTAERLKATLEDCRMELEETARSLRGRLVSWQEKEKKLPEWIASQSIFLQHPEQYAVKFTHLRIQGERILQSIQGLYRTLFDREIPGIIYDYTL; encoded by the coding sequence GTGAAAGAACCCATTGTCATACAGAACAAATTAAGAGAAGCTATGGGTCATCTCGAAAAACGGTTCATGGAACGGGAAGAGCTCATTCGTGTCTTACTGCTCGCTATCATGAGCGGCGAACATGTCTTATTGGTTGGACCTCCCGGTTCAGCCAAATCTCAATTAGCACGCGCCGCTGCCGAACTATTCGGTAACGAACCTTATTACGATTACTTATTGACCCGATTCACAACACCCGACGAACTATTCGGGCCTGTCTCCTTACAAAAGCTTAAAAATGATGAATATGTAAGGCTTACTGACGGCTATTTACCAAGCGCTCGCTTCGCTTTCCTCGACGAAATATTCAAAGCGAACAGCGCCATACTTAATACGCTCCTTTCTGTCTTGAATGAACGCGTCTTCTTCAATGGACGGCAGAAGCAGCAGTCTCCCCTTATATTTTTAATGGCAGCATCGAATGAGTTACCCGAAGATAACGAACAATTAGCAGCGCTGTACGATCGTTTCCTGTTCCGATTTGAAGTCGAGTATGTCAAGCAAATATCCAGCTTTGAACTCATGTTTCAAGCACCAACAACACCTCTCCCAATCCTTTTATCAACGGAAATGGTGAAGCAATTAAAATCACAAGCGGCCGAAGTGCAATTGCCGGATTCGCTGATTTACATGCTTTTTCAGTTAAAGACAGCACTCCAAGAGAAAGAATATGTGCTTTCAGATCGACGCTACCACAAGATTGGCCATTCGTGGAAGATTTCAGCAGCTATCCATGGGCGCAGCGCTGTCAATGTGTGGGATACCGTACTAACCCCTCATATGCTGTGGGATTTCCCTGAAGATTTAGTAGAGCTCAAAGCCATCTTTGACACCTTATTCCAGGACATGCTCAAACGAGAAATGGAACAAGAACTCCCGCTGCTTCAATATAACTTGACGGTTAAGAAATGGTTGGAGAAAGAAGATGAATTACATGCCTTCCAATTCAAAAAAGAAATCGGCGGCGCTTTAAACAAGGATACTGCCGAGCGATTGAAAGCGACTTTGGAAGATTGCCGAATGGAGCTGGAAGAAACAGCCAGAAGCCTACGCGGCAGACTTGTTTCCTGGCAGGAGAAAGAAAAGAAACTTCCGGAATGGATTGCATCCCAATCTATCTTTCTGCAGCATCCTGAGCAGTATGCCGTTAAATTCACGCACCTGCGGATTCAAGGTGAGCGCATTTTACAATCCATCCAAGGCTTATATCGCACACTGTTTGACCGGGAAATCCCGGGAATCATATACGACTATACGTTATAA